One genomic window of Geodermatophilus sp. DSM 44513 includes the following:
- a CDS encoding PIN domain-containing protein, translated as MILLDTNILVAAARTVDVNHGTAARLLETRDESFLVPPTVLAEVCYVLSEWGSPAAEVRFLRAFQPGGLRLAELTAADVARMADLAERLGIQRIATFDQRHFTVVRPAHVEAFTLLPETPSS; from the coding sequence GTGATCCTCCTCGACACCAACATCCTCGTCGCCGCCGCCAGAACCGTAGACGTCAACCACGGCACTGCGGCGCGGCTGCTCGAGACCCGCGACGAGTCGTTCCTGGTTCCACCCACCGTGCTCGCCGAGGTGTGTTACGTCCTCAGCGAATGGGGCAGTCCCGCTGCCGAGGTCCGGTTTCTGCGGGCGTTCCAGCCCGGTGGCCTGCGGTTGGCCGAGCTGACCGCCGCGGACGTCGCCCGCATGGCTGACCTCGCCGAGCGCCTCGGCATCCAGCGCATCGCCACCTTCGACCAGCGGCACTTCACGGTCGTCCGACCCGCCCACGTCGAAGCGTTCACACTGCTGCCCGAGACCCCGTCCTCCTGA
- a CDS encoding sensor domain-containing diguanylate cyclase has translation MEPLTGLLRILTTILFVGLAATSLVLWRRRRDAPAKWAAVSFALLAGATTAGVLLPDTGGDAVQWAQKVSVAALVAFPYCLHRFAVAFTGVSRLVERLAAAATVALVAATLILPPISEAGEPVPAWSPWYIGAVLLVWTGLSLLVAVRLWSSGQGQPNVVRRRMRLLAYASVGLSFALLTAGSSRDVSSQWPGLVVQSLALASTVSFWAGLNPPRLLLASWRQPDEADLNKAVESLVAATRREDIAGGLLPHLVRVVGGRGAALIDDEQGVLATYGDLRMPEMFHSGGSGDAPGETTSPHRIDFPLRSGRLSLWVSPYTPFFGQEELNWVRSMASLLDLAVERIRLAEAEREAQQALNRERHFSQLLVRSTSDCIHAFDAEFRYTLWNPAMEKVTGVPASEVLGQVAFERFPSIVGTGDDRFFRDALDGKHVSTPERHFDVPETGVQGWFTAAYSPILDEDGEVVGGLSVFRDVTHAKEAERLRREVLHDPLTGLANRTLFFERLQHALTRLERHPGPVAVMYLDVDRFKQINDRLGHEVGDQVLCAFGGRLTDALRPEDTVARLGGDEIAVLCEHVVDAAHASAIAERIIDAFRTPLAVRHLELTVTVSVGVALAAHPEADPGQLIAHADAAMYRAKNNGRGRAELFGGDTPHVSMTTGPLAGEGRSFAAR, from the coding sequence ATGGAGCCGTTGACCGGCCTGTTGCGGATCCTGACGACGATCCTGTTCGTGGGTCTGGCGGCGACGTCGTTGGTGCTGTGGCGTCGGCGGCGCGATGCCCCGGCGAAGTGGGCGGCGGTGAGCTTTGCGCTGCTCGCAGGCGCCACCACCGCCGGGGTTCTGCTCCCCGATACGGGCGGGGACGCGGTCCAGTGGGCACAAAAGGTCAGCGTCGCCGCCCTGGTTGCCTTCCCGTATTGCCTGCACCGGTTCGCGGTCGCCTTCACCGGGGTGTCCAGACTGGTGGAGAGGCTGGCCGCGGCGGCCACGGTCGCCCTCGTCGCCGCCACGCTGATCCTGCCGCCCATCTCGGAGGCGGGCGAGCCGGTACCGGCGTGGTCGCCGTGGTACATCGGCGCGGTCCTCCTCGTGTGGACGGGGCTGTCCCTGCTGGTCGCGGTGCGACTCTGGTCCTCGGGTCAGGGGCAGCCGAACGTGGTGCGCCGGCGCATGCGCCTGCTCGCGTACGCGTCGGTCGGACTCAGTTTCGCGCTCCTGACCGCCGGCTCCAGCCGGGACGTCTCCAGCCAGTGGCCGGGGCTGGTCGTGCAGAGCCTGGCCCTGGCCAGCACTGTCTCGTTCTGGGCGGGGCTGAATCCCCCGCGTCTGCTGTTGGCGTCCTGGCGTCAACCCGACGAAGCGGACCTCAACAAGGCTGTGGAGAGCCTGGTGGCGGCTACCAGGCGCGAGGATATTGCCGGCGGTCTCCTGCCTCATCTGGTGCGGGTGGTGGGCGGCCGCGGCGCTGCCTTGATCGACGACGAGCAGGGCGTGCTCGCCACCTACGGCGACCTGCGGATGCCCGAGATGTTCCACTCCGGGGGGAGCGGCGACGCTCCCGGCGAGACCACGTCGCCGCACCGTATCGACTTTCCCCTCCGCTCCGGGCGGTTGTCCCTATGGGTCAGCCCCTACACGCCGTTCTTCGGGCAGGAGGAACTCAACTGGGTGCGGTCCATGGCGAGCCTGCTCGACCTCGCCGTGGAACGCATCCGCCTTGCCGAGGCAGAGCGGGAGGCGCAGCAGGCACTTAACCGCGAGCGGCACTTCTCCCAGCTTCTCGTCCGGAGCACGTCGGACTGCATTCACGCCTTCGACGCAGAGTTCCGGTACACCTTGTGGAATCCGGCGATGGAGAAGGTGACCGGCGTTCCGGCCTCCGAGGTCCTCGGCCAGGTGGCCTTCGAGCGGTTTCCCTCCATCGTCGGCACCGGAGATGACCGGTTCTTTCGGGACGCGCTCGACGGCAAGCACGTCAGCACCCCGGAGCGCCACTTCGACGTTCCCGAAACCGGGGTGCAGGGCTGGTTCACCGCCGCCTACTCACCCATTCTCGACGAGGACGGCGAGGTGGTCGGCGGTCTCTCGGTGTTCCGCGACGTCACGCACGCCAAGGAGGCGGAGCGACTACGCCGGGAAGTGCTCCACGACCCGCTCACCGGGCTGGCCAACCGGACGCTGTTCTTCGAACGCCTCCAGCACGCCCTCACCCGGCTGGAACGGCATCCCGGCCCGGTGGCGGTCATGTACCTCGACGTCGACCGGTTTAAGCAGATCAACGACCGCCTCGGTCACGAGGTCGGCGACCAGGTCCTCTGCGCGTTCGGCGGGCGGCTCACCGACGCGCTTCGCCCGGAGGACACCGTGGCGCGCTTGGGGGGAGACGAGATTGCCGTCCTGTGCGAGCACGTCGTCGACGCCGCGCACGCCTCGGCCATCGCCGAGCGCATCATCGACGCCTTCCGGACACCGCTTGCGGTGCGACACCTCGAGCTGACGGTCACCGTCAGCGTCGGGGTCGCGCTCGCCGCACACCCCGAAGCCGACCCGGGGCAACTCATCGCCCACGCCGACGCGGCCATGTACCGGGCCAAGAACAACGGCCGCGGCCGGGCGGAGCTGTTCGGCGGCGACACCCCTCACGTCTCGATGACAACGGGGCCGCTGGCGGGTGAGGGTAGGTCGTTTGCGGCGAGGTAG
- a CDS encoding amidase — protein MTDICAMPATDLAEAVRRGEISPVDVVQAVSDRMDAVEPVLHAFCTTTIDLARSQAEDLARRIAAGEEVGPLAGVPVGIKDLVATKGIRTAMGSKAYEDFVPDEDDIVVERLKAADALIIGKTNVPEFGYSGVGHNPVFETTRNPWNPAMTPGGSSAGSGAAVAAGMGPIAVGSDGGGSVRIPSAHCGLFGMKASMGRVPLYPGCRDERYPGASSWESLEHIGPMSRTVADSALMLSVMAGPDPRDRHTIPTSDVDWTGCLSTGVEGLRVAFSPNLGYAAVDPAVREVVQNAVSVFEKELGCDVEQADPGFDDPYAAFWGIVALDTDLRGMRRLAAENEISPHLADFLARPWTAEDLTDAAMTRKSVNNKMWRFMANYDLLLTPTLTVPPFPVHMQGPEKVDGRMVPSFQWLSFTLPINMTGQPAATVPAGWTEDGLPVGLQIVGRHLHDETVLRAAAAFEAAAPWHNRWPALIRP, from the coding sequence ATGACCGACATCTGCGCCATGCCGGCGACCGATCTAGCCGAGGCAGTCAGGCGGGGCGAGATCTCGCCCGTGGACGTGGTCCAGGCGGTGAGCGACCGGATGGATGCCGTCGAACCGGTGCTGCACGCGTTCTGCACGACGACCATCGACCTCGCCCGCAGCCAGGCGGAGGACCTCGCGAGACGCATCGCAGCGGGAGAGGAGGTGGGGCCGCTGGCGGGCGTGCCAGTCGGCATCAAGGACCTCGTGGCGACCAAGGGCATCCGGACGGCGATGGGCTCGAAGGCCTACGAGGACTTCGTACCTGACGAGGACGACATCGTGGTGGAACGCCTGAAGGCGGCGGACGCCCTCATCATCGGCAAGACCAACGTGCCGGAGTTCGGGTACAGCGGCGTCGGCCACAACCCGGTGTTCGAGACGACGCGCAATCCATGGAATCCCGCGATGACACCGGGCGGCTCCAGCGCCGGCTCAGGGGCAGCTGTCGCGGCCGGCATGGGCCCCATCGCAGTGGGCAGCGACGGCGGTGGATCCGTGCGCATCCCATCTGCCCACTGCGGTCTCTTCGGCATGAAGGCGTCAATGGGACGTGTCCCCCTTTACCCAGGATGCCGTGACGAGCGGTACCCCGGCGCCTCGAGCTGGGAGTCCCTGGAGCACATCGGTCCCATGTCGCGGACCGTGGCCGACAGTGCCCTGATGCTCTCGGTCATGGCTGGGCCTGATCCTCGCGACCGGCACACGATCCCGACCTCGGACGTGGACTGGACCGGTTGCCTGTCGACGGGCGTCGAGGGGCTCCGTGTCGCCTTCAGTCCCAACCTCGGCTACGCCGCTGTGGACCCTGCCGTGCGCGAGGTCGTGCAGAACGCCGTCAGCGTCTTCGAGAAGGAGCTCGGCTGCGACGTCGAGCAAGCCGACCCGGGCTTCGACGATCCGTACGCCGCGTTCTGGGGCATCGTCGCCCTCGACACTGACCTCCGTGGGATGCGACGGCTCGCTGCGGAGAACGAGATCTCGCCGCACCTAGCCGACTTCCTCGCCCGACCCTGGACCGCCGAGGATCTGACCGACGCGGCGATGACCCGAAAGTCGGTGAACAACAAGATGTGGCGGTTCATGGCGAACTACGACCTGCTCCTCACCCCCACCCTGACTGTCCCGCCTTTTCCTGTGCACATGCAGGGGCCGGAGAAGGTCGACGGTCGGATGGTGCCGTCCTTCCAGTGGCTGTCCTTCACGCTGCCTATCAATATGACGGGTCAGCCGGCGGCCACCGTTCCGGCGGGTTGGACGGAGGACGGCCTGCCCGTGGGCCTGCAGATCGTCGGCCGACATCTCCATGACGAGACGGTCCTGCGAGCGGCCGCCGCGTTCGAGGCGGCGGCCCCCTGGCATAACCGGTGGCCCGCTCTCATCCGCCCCTAA
- a CDS encoding DUF5999 family protein, producing the protein MCRHGTPWPHVTSDTGELAAAVSAHPEQGLNLLCNGVILFDDDRELLPDGRAVRHHHTWLRPELASR; encoded by the coding sequence ATGTGCCGACACGGAACCCCCTGGCCCCACGTGACCAGCGACACGGGTGAGTTGGCGGCTGCCGTCAGCGCCCATCCCGAGCAGGGCTTGAACCTGCTCTGCAACGGCGTGATCCTCTTCGATGACGACAGGGAACTCCTCCCCGACGGCAGGGCCGTCCGGCACCACCACACCTGGCTCAGGCCGGAGCTAGCCAGTCGCTGA